A genomic region of Aspergillus oryzae RIB40 DNA, chromosome 1 contains the following coding sequences:
- a CDS encoding alpha/beta fold hydrolase (predicted protein), which yields MAKALSGILKHTFVFAYGLFTLILYGLTAIRKGFFFRGTTEKEHLELQLARDRFWNLSKTWSGLSHHYIILRNGFKFHYVSNDPPEGPAADKPLIIFIHGFPDSWAVWRHLLKSKALQEAATLVAVDLPGYGGTDSLEEYSSTNVLESLAGFIIAIRAKYGIDTDAGIRQRRTVIVSHDWGCVLSMRLAAEAPQLADRFILSNGPLVSMVASNIRRSLSSSLKMFKTALRSPIKSRSTLYKAIKSLKPVARQLLLSGYIFVMQLPMPFVVYLGTGGNYSFLKLAHKGSYGNSPFSLEDAAECMASSLGPSVEECRTQTYDGEGYPASVVKERALGNFQHMARYYREKAATSRWQKSIETIADLHSISGGNELHRASSGAGLFDDGLTGVLKAHSTIIWGKADIALDPQICLNGFSDYLVRNSQVVELPRSGHFTPLERESCAALTRAVEWAAGGEKEDIGAAIQRDYPDAVVTVRK from the exons ATGGCTAAAGCATTGTCGGGCATCCTGAAACATACATTCGTGTTTGCTTATGGGCTCTTCACTTTGATTCTTTACGGACTCACAGCTATACGGAAAGGGTTCTTTTTTAGGGGGACTACTGAGAAAGAGCATCTGGAGCTGCAGCTGG CTCGCGATCGCTTCTGGAACCTCTCGAAGACTTGGTCCGGTCTCTCTCACCATTATATCATCCTGCGAAATGGTTTCAAGTTCCATTATGTTTCTAACGACCCCCCCGAAGGCCCTGCAGCTGATAAACCATTAATTATCTTTATCCATGGTTTCCCTGATAGCTGGGCTGTATGGCGCCACCTCCTTAAATCGAAGGCTCTGCAGGAGGCGGCCACTTTGGTCGCGGTTGACTTACCCGGATACGGTGGTACTGATAGCCTAGAGGAATACTCGTCGACGAACGTGCTGGAGAGCTTGGCAGGATTTATCATTGCTATTAGGGCAAAGTACGGGATTGATACTGATGCCGGTATACGCCAAAGAAGGACGGTGATTGTGAGCCATGATTGGGGCTGCGTCCTTTCCATGCGCCTTGCCGCCGAAGCTCCTCAGTTGGCAGATCGATTTATCTTGAGTAATGGTCCATTG GTTAGCATGGTTGCCTCCAATATTCGTCGATCACTATCTTCGTCACTGAAAATGTTCAAAACAGCCCTGCGTTCTCCAATCAAGTCTCGCTCGACGCTTTACAAAGCAATCAAGTCGCTGAAGCCAGTTGCCCGCCAGTTACTTCTCTCGGGGTATATATTTGTCATGCAACTTCCCATGCCCTTCGTTGTGTACCTTGGTACAGGTGGCAACTATTCTTTCTTGAAATTGGCCCACAAGGGATCCTATGGGAACTCGCCATTCAGTCTCGAAGATGCTGCCGAGTGTATGGCAAGCTCATTGGGCCCGTCCGTGGAGGAGTGCAGAACGCAAACATATGATGGTGAGGGATACCCTGCTTCGGTTGTAAAGGAGCGCGCCCTTGGCAATTTCCAGCACATGGCCCGCTACTATCGGGAAAAGGCGGCTACTTCGCGCTGGCAGAAATCTATCGAAACAATTGCCGATCTGCACAGCATCTCGGGAGGGAATGAGCTCCATCGAGCTAGTAGCGGGGCTGGACTGTTTGACGATGGGCTGACCGGTGTACTAAAAGCTCATTCGACTATTATCTGGGGCAAAGCTGATATTGCCTTGGATCCACAAATATGTCTGAATGGGTTTTCGGATTATCTGGTCCGTAACAGTCAGGTGGTGGAATTGCCCCGGTCTGGGCATTTCACGCCATTGGAGCGTGAAAGCTGCGCTGCATTGACCAGAGCTGTCGAATGGGCCGCTGGAGGTGAAAAGGAGGATATCGGCGCTGCGATTCAGAGAGATTACCCGGATGCGGTCGTAACCGTCCGAAAGTGA
- a CDS encoding uncharacterized protein (predicted protein), with the protein MSLVWSVWLTLVRKIFMVDSTRFLHETIQNHVLTPTLLPNLLRASRAALFPSNARSTQAASANQDGAPAPYLPAQPPASPTVTSPPSEAAGASNASSSVLTTSISATAPSLSPEQRPTAAEIASIKRRCAVSILSLVPRPIARRFLGVPAKIVIGQTPPERQEHFKAPNEQNHQHSEPVCALSPDPLSDDDLEESLLLAAIENDILDLFADEYCNKHLIYSIIETVLARLLPELSERSLTELMEDRGVSLDSD; encoded by the coding sequence ATGTCTCTCGTTTGGAGCGTCTGGCTAACCCTGGTCCGAAAAATTTTTATGGTTGACTCCACTAGGTTCCTCCACGAGACCATTCAGAATCATGTCTTGACCCCCACCTTATTGCCCAATCTCCTCCGCGCGTCCAGGGCGGCACTTTTCCCTTCGAATGCTCGCTCGACTCAGGCGGCCAGCGCGAATCAAGACGGCGCTCCGGCTCCGTATTTGCCCGCACAACCGCCAGCGTCCCCTACGGTGACGAGCCCGCCTAGTGAAGCCGCTGGCGCAAGTAACGCCAGCAGTAGCGTCTTAACGACTAGTATTTCCGCGACTGCGCCTTCCTTATCGCCGGAACAGCGTCCCACCGCGGCCGAAATCGCTTCCATCAAGCGAAGGTGCGCGGTAAGCATCCTGTCATTGGTCCCTCGTCCCATCGCGCGGCGCTTCTTGGGCGTTCCAGCGAAAATTGTCATTGGACAAACGCCCCCTGAACGCCAAGAGCATTTTAAGGCTCCCAATGAACAGAACCACCAACATTCGGAACCAGTTTGTGCCTTATCACCTGACCCATTATCGGACGATGATCTGGAAGAGTCGCTCCTTCTCGCGGCAATTGAGAACGACATTCTGGATCTATTCGCCGATGAGTATTGCAATAAGCATCTAATCTACTCGATCATTGAAACCGTTCTAGCAAGGCTTCTCCCCGAGCTATCGGAACGCAGCCTAACGGAGTTGATGGAAGACCGGGGCGTGTCTTTAGACAGCGACTGA
- a CDS encoding uncharacterized protein (predicted protein): MEATRLQPFLFTSSLWGNNAWTTPVSDKHTHTNQQDRNFRSREVPLERESSLESSKLHLMFIYPKRVIVQIQAVVGRALPVREPSSPPIKRSMASRRKLSQGLGLLDMYT, translated from the exons ATGGAAGCGACCAGATTGCAaccctttcttttcacttCATCTCTGTGGGGAAACAATGCCTGGACCACACCTGTTTCAGACAAACATACACATACCAACCAACAGGATCGTAATTTTCGATCCCGGGAAGTGCCTCTGGAAA GGGAATCTTCCCTTGAGTCCTCAAAGCTCCATCTCATGT TCATCTATCCCAAACGAGTGATCGTGCAAATCCAGGCGGTAGTCGGCAGAGCGCTGCCCGTGCGCGAACCATCCTCTCCCCCAATCAAACGTTCTATGGCATCTCGCCGAAAGCTGTCTCAAGGGCTGGGCCTCTTGGACATGTATACTTAG
- a CDS encoding uncharacterized protein (predicted protein) → MEKFKHKNNLMGLKSRKSSFSAKSDSESPRRLSINSAIASAIQSPSVLSPISPTGFATPSPLSPTQSQENFRPDNLRDLLGDYQNARTTSTISIDTTSSVSAGVTSPTSTLVTDSPFTPASQSHNPSTDSNQNRPRSQTFPFIGVDPSVLSPDEQPDQLSPKTGLQQATLQESPFMDEYNPKAIPSLDTSSSTIKRNRSNPEIKAKSIYPPLFPKSTTVSPISSPGSPTQDEARRALELVMNYFEHQPTGLGAQDYLTIGGLMERLELAKSQQTTLPGGLTRIDEHDDGPHLHKKRSIRSLG, encoded by the coding sequence ATGGAAAAATTCAAACACAAGAATAACTTGATGGGCTTGAAGTCCCGAAAGAGCTCTTTCAGCGCCAAGAGTGATTCGGAAAGCCCCAGGCGTCTGAGTATAAACTCGGCGATAGCATCTGCCATACAGTCACCCAGCGTCCTTTCGCCTATCTCTCCCACAGGGTTTGCGACCCCTTCGCCATTGTCACCCACCCAGAGCCAGGAGAACTTCAGGCCAGATAACCTGCGTGACCTTCTGGGAGACTATCAAAACGCGCGCACTACAAGTACCATCTCTATTGATACCACATCTTCTGTCTCTGCCGGCGTGACCAGTCCAACATCAACACTGGTGACAGACAGTCCTTTCACTCCCGCTAGTCAATCACACAACCCATCTACGGATAGCAATCAAAATAGACCACGGAGCCAAACGTTCCCTTTCATTGGTGTCGACCCAAGTGTGCTGTCGCCTGATGAACAGCCTGATCAGCTTTCACCGAAGACTGGACTGCAGCAAGCCACTTTACAAGAATCACCATTTATGGATGAGTACAACCCAAAGGCTATTCCTAGTCTCGATACCTCATCCAGCACAATCAAGCGTAACCGCAGCAACCCAGAAATCAAGGCAAAATCCATTTATCCACCATTATTTCCGAAGTCAACCACGGTTTCGCCTATAAGTTCACCTGGCTCGCCGACCCAGGATGAAGCTAGGAGGGCATTGGAGTTGGTGATGAACTATTTTGAGCACCAACCCACCGGCCTGGGAGCCCAAGACTATCTAACCATTGGAGGGCTAATGGAAAGGTTGGAACTCGCCAAGTCCCAACAGACTACGCTCCCTGGCGGCCTTACTCGCATTGACGAGCATGATGACGGCCCGCATTTACATAAAAAGCGAAGCATTCGCAGCCTTGGCTAA
- a CDS encoding putative capsule-associated protein CAP1 (predicted protein), with protein sequence MRRQRLVVSLATVVFVCISLILLRDTTVPRLSNGLNAPFEANPLPSSYPPSPSVAVPNPIEPSKGRQALHPQNVHPMSSLIKDAEQEFSHLQSRQSKTLADAVKEYRRRYNMHPPPHFDKWFQFAQAKGVQLIDEYDTIYHSLLPFWSLEPKTIRERAREALGYDNSVIGVLIRDGKVTHTEGGREGYEWQQDATVDMMQSFIRYLPNMDLVFNTHDEPRVIVPSDDLQRLVNFAKDHVIPKAFHDQPLVNKWSDKPADLNKGDRVDEVRTTRFNRFAHQPTWTSSRASCPLDTPARSLNESEPDNLEAYAYGDLGFIYNTTAFSDICNTPSLRYKYGFFDRANAFDVVRDLFPVFSQSKISSFQDILYPSPWYWADKVPYEEGKDHSWDAKADKLYWRGSTTGGFARAGGWRRQHRQRFVSNINTQSTAKVLSKNGNDQWELNEVNFDPYRDQFDVKFTYIGQCDPNDCAAQQEYFVVGEPAGQQDAWAFKYLVDIDGNAFSGRYYAFLRSHSLVFKIAVFREWHDEWLKPWVHYVPLSLTGDEYVETTRYFISEEEGRTAAPRLAQQSRDWAQKSLRREDLEVWFFRLLLEYGRLVDDNRENLGFSL encoded by the exons ATGCGACGCCAACGCCTGGTTGTCTCGTTAGCAACCGTTGTATTTGTGTGCATCTCCCTTATTCTACTTAGAGATACAACGGTTCCTCGCTTGTCCAACGGTCTCAATGCGCCATTCGAGGCGAACCCTTTACCGTCCTCTTACCCGCCCTCCCCTTCGGTTGCTGTGCCAAATCCTATTGAGCCCTCAAAAGGTCGCCAAGCACTTCATCCACAAAATGTCCACCCAATGTCCAGTCTCATTAAAGATGCTGAGCAGGAGTTTAGCCACTTGCAGTCACGACAATCGAAGACTTTGGCTGATGCGGTGAAGGAATATCGGCGTCGATATAACAtgcatcctcctccccaCTTCGACAAATGGTTCCAGTTTGCTCAAGCAAAGGGAGTCCAATTAATTGACGAATACGATACTATCTATCATTCTCTTCTACCATTTTGGTCTCTAGAACCGAAGACAATAAGAGAAAGAGCCCGCGAAGCCTTAGGATATGACAACTCTGTGATCGGAGTTCTGATCAGAGATGGCAAGGTTACGCACACGGAAGGGGGTCGCGAAGGATACGAATGGCAGCAAGATGCGACTGTCGACATGATGCAAAGCTTTATTCGGTACTTGCCGAACATGGATCTAGTGTTCAACACCCACGATGAGCCCCGAGTGATTGTCCCCAGCGACGACCTCCAAAGGCTGGTTAACTTTGCCAAAGATCATGTAATCCCCAAGGCTTTCCACGATCAACCACTGGTGAACAAATGGTCGGATAAGCCTGCCGACCTGAATAAGGGCGACCGAGTTGATGAAGTGCGCACCACGCGCTTCAACCGATTTGCACATCAGCCTACCTGGACAAGCTCTCGGGCTTCCTGTCCGCTGGATACCCCCGCGCGCTCCCTTAATGAGAGTGAACCAGATAATCTGGAAGCCTATGCGTATGGTGACTTGGGGTTCATCTACAACACGACCGCTTTCTCTGACATATGTAATACACCTTCTCTTCGGTATAAGTATGGCTTCTTCGACCGGGCCAACGCATTCGACGTGGTCCGTGACCTGTTCCCAGTGTTCTCTCAGAGCAAGATCTCAAGTTTTCAGGACATACTCTACCCCAGCCCGTGGTATTGGGCTGATAAGGTACCGTatgaagaggggaaggatCACAGTTGGGATGCGAAGGCCGACAAACTGTACTGGAGGGGCTCCACCACTGGTGGGTTTGCGCGAGCAGGCGGATGGCGACGTCAGCATCGACAGAGATTCGTCAGCAACATCAATACTCAGAGCACAGCGAAAGTGTTGTCAAAAAATGGCAACGACCAGTGGGAGCTGAACGAGGTCAACTTCGATCCTTACCGAGACCAGTTCGATGTCAAGTTTACATATATTGGCCAATGTGACCCGAATGACTGTGCTGCGCAGCAAGAATATTTCGTTGTGGGTGAGCCAGCCGGCCAGCAGGATGCTTGGGCGTTCAAATACCTGGTCGATATCGATGGGAATGCCTTCAGTGGCCGCTATTATGCCTTTCTGCGCAGCCATAGCTTGGTTTTCAAAATTGCCGTCTTCCGCGAATGGCATGATGAATGGCTCAAGCCATGGGTTCATTACGTTCCCTTGAGTTTGACAGGTGATGAGTATGTGGAAACTACGAGGTACTTTATttcagaagaagagggtaGGACTGCAGCACCACGACTAGCTCAACAGAGTCGGGATTGGGCGCAAAAAAGCTTGCGTCGTGAAGATTTGGAGGTCTGGTTTTTCAGACTCTTGCTAGA ATACGGGCGCCTAGTCGACGACAATAGGGAGAACCTGGGATTTTCCCTTTGA
- a CDS encoding ferric reductase-like transmembrane domain-containing protein (predicted protein), which translates to MSSLTSISQPALTPYHRLFGRIVMSPLLAVHAALYLNFFAQSSHPDFGSLLAKRIQDPDVQWGFGGLTFAFMILFFVRPLRTAFWVQLWPTSSVKARREMFYYGHVSLVVLLCIAAYFHVAQAQIFVIEALGASALNGVCGLLLG; encoded by the coding sequence ATGTCCAGCTTAACATCTATCTCGCAACCAGCACTGACTCCATACCACCGCCTGTTTGGCAGGATAGTCATGTCCCCATTACTAGCCGTACATGCGGCACTGTATCTAAATTTCTTCGCTCAGTCCAGTCATCCAGATTTCGGATCTTTGCTCGCAAAGCGCATCCAAGACCCGGATGTCCAGTGGGGATTCGGCGGCCTGACCTTCGCATTCATGATCCTGTTTTTTGTCCGGCCATTGCGTACTGCATTCTGGGTGCAATTGTGGCCGACTTCTTCTGTTAAGGCTAGGAGGGAGATGTTTTATTATGGGCATGTTTCGTTAGTGGTGTTGTTGTGTATTGCGGCGTATTTCCATGTGGCTCAGGCGCAGATCTTCGTGATTGAGGCCTTGGGTGCCTCAGCTCTCAATGGGGTGTGTGGGTTGCTGCTGGGGTAG
- a CDS encoding putative cysteine dioxygenase Cdo1 (predicted protein): MPYLQPDPDPEPTSQPTNAFDQLVQDLSAALGPSSGLDSDDVDPLNIQRLMDQYTSNPEEWQPFALSDLSKSYTRNLIDEGNGKSNLLILVWSPGKGSAIHDHANAHCVMKVFLYPFLLVSRSSSWPREGWWGCVGLIQAH; this comes from the exons atgcCCTACCTCCAACCAGACCCAGACCCCGaacccaccagccaaccaaccaacgCCTTCGACCAACTAGTCCAAGATCTAAGTGCAGCCCTGGGTCCGAGCTCGGGTCTGGACTCCGACGATGTCGACCCGCTCAACATCCAGCGTCTAATGGACCAGTATACCTCCAACCCGGAAGAATGGCAGCCGTTCGCGCTGTCCGATCTCAGCAAATCCTACACGAGGAATCTGATCGACGAAGGCAACGGCAAAAGCAATCTG CTTATCCTAGTATGGAGtcctgggaaaggaagcgCGATCCATGATCATGCGAATGCGCATTGTGTTATGAAGGTATTCCTTTACCCTTTCTTGCTTGTTTCTCGCTCGTCGTCTTGGCCAAGGGAAGGTTGGTGGGGGTGTGTTGGGCTAATCCAAGCGCACTAG
- a CDS encoding GTP-binding protein RBG1 (GTP-binding protein DRG1 (ODN superfamily)), with product MSTTVEKMARTQKNKATSYHIGQLKAKLAKLKRELLTPTGGGGGGGGAGFDVARTGVASVGFIGFPSVGKSTLMSRLTGQHSEAAAYEFTTLTTVPGQVLYNGAKIQILDLPGIIQGAKDGKGRGRQVIAVAKTCHLIFIVLDVNKPLVDKKVIENELEGFGIRINKQPPNIVFKKKDKGGIAITSTVPLTHIDHDEIKAVLSEYRISSADISIRCDATIDDIIDVLEAKSRAYIPVVYALNKIDSITIEELDLLYRIPNACPISSEHGWNVDELLEMMWDKLNLRRVYTKPKGKAPDYTAPVVLRANASTVEDFFKQAIVYGRSVKHQPQRVGLTHELADEDIVTIVKR from the exons ATGTCGACCACAGTTGAGAAG ATGGCACGGACGCAGAAGAATAAGGCGACGTCCTATCATATTG GACAGTTGAAGGCTAAGCTTGCGAAGCTAAAGCGTGAACTTTTGACCCCAACcggtggtggcggcggtggaggtggtg CTGGTTTCGATGTTGCTCGTACCGGTGTCGCTAGTGT TGGTTTCATTGGTTTCCCTTCTGTCGGAAAGAGTACCTTGATGAGCAGATTGACAGGCCAACACTCTGAAG CTGCGGCCTACGAGTTCACAACCTTGACAACCGTGCCTGGACAGGTGCTATACAACGGTGCTAAGATTCAAATTCTCGATCTTCCCGGTATTATCCAGGGTGCCAAAGACGGCAAGGGTCGTGGTCGACAGGTTATTGCTGTGGCGAAGACTTGCCATCTCATTTTCATTGTGCTCGACGTCAACAAGCCGCTTGTCGATAAAAAGGTCATTGAGAACGAATTGGAAGGTTTCGGAATCAGAATCAACAAGCAGCCCCCTAACAtcgtcttcaagaagaaggataagggTGGTATCGCGATTACTAGCACAGTCCCATTGACGCATATTGACCATGAC GAAATCAAAGCTGTCTTGAGCGAGTACAGAATTTCTTCTGCAGATATTTCAATCAGATGCGACGCCACAATTGACGACATTATCGATGTTCTCGAGGCAAAGAGTCGGGCTTACATTCCTGTCGTATATGCGTTGAACAAGATTGATTCTATCACAATCGAAGAGCTGGACCTGCTTTACCGGATTCCCAACGCCTGCCCTATTAGTTCCGAGCACGGCTGGAACGTTGACGAACTGCTGGAGATGATGTGGGATAAGCTCAACCTCAGGCGAGTCTACACTAAGCCTAAGGGAAAGGCACCCGACTACACTGCACCTGTTGTGCTGAGAGCCAACGCATCCACCGTTGAAGATTTC TTCAAGCAGGCTATTGTCTATGGCCGCTCCGTTAAGCACCAGCCGCAGCGTGTGGGTCTTACACACGAGCTTGcagatgaggatattg TGACCATTGTTAAGCGGTAA
- a CDS encoding glycogenin (predicted protein): MGEHPQHPQHSHKPPPSPEPQTFEPPRTQWDPAREPPPLNTKPEGIALESKTYTMSEDNGLFKPPPFYPEAPKNMYYEVPSTKPEPEKLSQIFPWENQAPKPTRVFVNDDQGSVSLPSSMLSPVSPKEPPTSSVEYTASWTTEKRSESWDSYSRSNAWDDVPEIQRYIQSIAPPRRAKVQVIGGWGSSANQQTAGAESSMRLTDFPSEQERPSLPVTPAPIRRPPPSSNVLGERSTSGQLPIAEGVPNQEEWNPSIRLEELQRHHSEVLKNPDLLLERIERAARERSRRYS; the protein is encoded by the exons ATGGGTGAACACCCGCAACACCCGCAACACTCGCATAAACCTCCCCCAAGCCCTGAGCCACAGACATTTGAACCCCCCAGGACGCAGTGGGACCCAGCTCG GGAACCACCGCCCCTCAATACAAAGCCCGAAGGAATTGCTCTCGAGTCAAAGACGTATACTATGTCAGAGGACAATGGGCTTTTCAAGCCCCCTCCCTTTTACCCCGAGGCTCCGAAGAATATGTACTATGAAGTACCCAGCACCAAACCGGAACCAGAGAAACTTAGCCAAATTTTCCCTTGGGAGAATCAGGCCCCCAAGCCGACTCGGGTTTTCGTAAATGATGATCAAGGATCGGTTTCGTTGCCTAGCTCCATGCTCTCTCCAGTCTCTCCGAAAGAACCCCCCACGTCATCCGTGGAATACACGGCATCCTGGACGACCGAAAAACGATCCGAGTCATGGGACAGCTACTCTAGGTCAAATGCATGGGATGATGTTCCAGAAATACAGAGATACATTCAATCCATTGCACCACCTAGGAGAGCCAAAGTCCAGGTTATCGGCGGGTGGGGCAGCTCTGCAAACCAGCAAACTGCTGGTGCAGAGTCTAGTATGCGTTTAACGGACTTCCCTAGCGAACAAGAGCGGCCCAGTCTTCCCGTTACCCCAGCCCCTATTAGGAGACCACCGCCTTCTTCCAACGTCCTAGGCGAGAGGTCCACCTCGGGGCAGTTACCCATTGCCGAAGGCGTGCCAAACCAGGAAGAATGG AACCCGTCAATACGTCTCGAGGAACTTCAGCGGCATCATTCTGAAGTTCTAAAGAACCCGGATCTACTTCTCGAGCGGATtgaaagagcagcaaggGAACGCAGCCGTAGGTATTCAtaa